The following coding sequences lie in one Niabella agricola genomic window:
- a CDS encoding NAD(P)H-dependent glycerol-3-phosphate dehydrogenase, which produces MAIKFGVAGSGSWATALVKILTDNGHKVNWCLRSETAIGFIKQRHHNPKHLTAAVLNTKLLYLTTNLNAVAERSDVLILAMPSAYVAESLQELSPSDFKNKKVLSAIKGILPGDNILLNEYLERHFDVSLNNYFAVLGPCHAEEVAAEKLSYLTFSGVDEPMAAKIAAYFQSSFINTIVNTDILGVQYAAVLKNIYALGAGIAHGLDYGDNFQSVYIANSADEMAGFLRKFGAEHIVVGEHTDQDEPGKKYANYSASVYLGDLLVTCYSLHSRNRTFGNMIGKGYSVQAAQLELRMVAEGYNAARCIYNTNQSLKAEMPIAETIYNILWEGLPPAKGFEKIEGILI; this is translated from the coding sequence TTGGCAATCAAATTTGGTGTGGCGGGAAGCGGTAGCTGGGCAACAGCGCTGGTGAAAATATTAACCGACAACGGGCATAAAGTAAACTGGTGTTTACGAAGTGAAACCGCGATCGGTTTTATCAAACAACGGCATCACAATCCCAAACATTTAACAGCCGCCGTACTCAACACCAAACTGCTGTATTTAACCACAAACCTGAATGCGGTTGCTGAACGGTCGGATGTGCTGATCCTTGCCATGCCTTCTGCTTACGTGGCGGAAAGCCTGCAGGAACTATCTCCTTCCGATTTTAAAAATAAAAAAGTCCTCTCCGCTATTAAAGGTATTCTTCCCGGTGATAATATTTTACTGAATGAATACCTGGAGCGCCATTTTGATGTTTCCCTAAACAATTATTTTGCGGTACTGGGTCCCTGCCATGCTGAAGAAGTTGCCGCAGAAAAACTTTCCTATCTTACCTTCTCGGGAGTGGATGAACCGATGGCCGCAAAAATTGCTGCGTATTTCCAGTCATCCTTCATCAACACCATTGTTAACACCGACATACTGGGTGTGCAGTATGCCGCAGTATTAAAAAACATCTATGCACTAGGTGCCGGAATCGCGCACGGCCTGGATTACGGCGATAATTTTCAAAGCGTGTATATCGCCAACAGCGCGGATGAAATGGCGGGTTTCCTGAGAAAGTTCGGAGCGGAGCACATCGTGGTAGGAGAACATACAGACCAGGACGAACCGGGGAAAAAATATGCCAATTATTCTGCATCCGTTTACCTGGGCGACCTGCTGGTAACCTGCTATTCCCTGCACAGCCGCAACCGCACCTTTGGTAACATGATCGGCAAAGGCTACAGTGTGCAGGCCGCACAGCTGGAGCTGCGGATGGTAGCAGAAGGCTACAACGCTGCCAGGTGCATCTATAACACCAATCAATCGCTGAAGGCGGAAATGCCCATCGCTGAAACGATTTACAACATTCTTTGGGAAGGATTACCGCCTGCAAAAGGATTCGAAAAAATTGAAGGAATCCTTATCTGA
- the ftsA gene encoding cell division protein FtsA, whose translation MNPEQPIIVGLDIGTTKIAVIAGRKNEFGKLEILGFGKANSNGVKHGQVLNIDETIKAIKLALENCLSLNPNLNIGEVYVGIAGHHIKSLQTRGDIVRESEEEEITQAEVDLLIGKQYKTYIPAGDQIIDVIPQEYTIDNMPNIVRPIGYSGVKLGANFHIITGDKNAIRNINRSVEKAGLYTKDLVLQPLASAAAVMGQEDLEAGVAIVDIGGGTTDLAVFADGVLRHTAVIPFAGENITNDIKTGLGVLKSQAEQMKTQFGSALANEAKANAYITIPGLRGMPAKEISVKNLANIIQARMSEILDFVTYHLKQIGMDNRHLNGGIVLTGGGSQLRHLIQLTEYVTGLPARIGLPNEHLAAGHIEELAKPTYSTCLGLILKGYDDFENNRKVFEKSFINIPVPQDLIRPNVETAQEEVLVATETAVASVEKRQPLKNFWDKFKNGIIDIFKEEEDGHL comes from the coding sequence ATGAATCCTGAACAACCCATTATCGTAGGACTGGACATTGGAACCACCAAGATTGCTGTTATTGCCGGACGCAAAAACGAGTTCGGAAAACTGGAAATTCTTGGATTTGGCAAGGCAAACTCCAATGGAGTAAAGCATGGCCAGGTATTGAATATCGATGAAACGATCAAAGCTATTAAACTGGCGCTTGAAAACTGTTTGTCGTTAAATCCAAACCTGAACATCGGAGAAGTATATGTGGGTATTGCCGGACATCATATCAAGAGCCTGCAAACACGCGGTGATATTGTGCGGGAAAGCGAAGAAGAAGAAATCACTCAGGCCGAGGTAGACCTGCTGATCGGCAAACAATACAAAACCTATATTCCGGCGGGCGACCAGATCATTGATGTGATTCCGCAGGAGTACACCATCGATAACATGCCCAATATTGTACGACCGATCGGGTACAGCGGCGTAAAACTGGGGGCGAATTTTCACATCATCACTGGTGATAAAAATGCCATCCGCAATATCAACCGCAGCGTGGAAAAAGCCGGCTTGTATACAAAGGACCTGGTATTGCAGCCACTGGCCTCAGCCGCAGCCGTAATGGGCCAGGAAGACCTGGAAGCCGGAGTGGCCATTGTAGATATTGGCGGTGGTACTACAGACCTTGCTGTATTTGCAGACGGAGTACTCAGGCACACAGCGGTGATCCCGTTTGCCGGAGAAAATATTACCAATGATATCAAAACCGGTTTGGGTGTATTAAAAAGCCAGGCCGAGCAGATGAAAACACAGTTTGGCAGCGCCCTGGCGAATGAAGCAAAGGCCAATGCCTATATCACCATACCGGGTTTACGGGGTATGCCGGCAAAAGAGATCAGCGTAAAAAACCTGGCCAATATCATCCAGGCCCGTATGAGCGAGATCCTGGATTTTGTGACCTATCACCTGAAACAAATCGGCATGGATAACCGGCATCTCAACGGTGGCATCGTGCTTACCGGTGGAGGTTCCCAGCTGCGGCACCTGATCCAGCTGACGGAGTATGTAACCGGCTTGCCGGCCCGGATCGGCTTGCCAAACGAGCACCTGGCAGCGGGTCATATTGAAGAGCTTGCCAAACCAACCTATTCCACCTGCCTGGGATTGATCCTGAAAGGATATGATGATTTTGAAAACAATCGCAAAGTGTTTGAGAAAAGTTTCATTAACATTCCCGTACCCCAGGATCTGATCCGGCCCAATGTTGAAACCGCACAGGAAGAGGTATTGGTAGCAACAGAAACAGCCGTGGCTTCCGTGGAAAAAAGACAGCCCCTGAAAAACTTCTGGGACAAATTTAAAAACGGAATCATCGATATTTTTAAGGAAGAAGAAGACGGCCATCTGTAA
- a CDS encoding SDR family NAD(P)-dependent oxidoreductase, with amino-acid sequence MNKTVFITGATAGFGEACAKKFAANHYNVIITGRRQDRLEQLAETLTSTYSVAVLPLVFDVRNRDHVSEAIAGLPESWKQIDVLVNNAGLAAGKDDFAQASLDDWDTMVDTNIKGFAYVAQAVSRLMIPHKRGHIINLGSVAAKQVYAQGNMYCATKHAVDALSQAMRIDLLPFHIKVTAIHPGAANTEFSTVRFKGDRIAADKVYEGLIPLIAEDIAETIFYCAALPAHVCINDLVITCTQQADCFYYDRE; translated from the coding sequence ATGAATAAAACCGTTTTTATAACAGGTGCCACCGCCGGATTTGGCGAAGCCTGTGCCAAAAAATTTGCAGCGAACCATTACAATGTGATCATTACCGGGAGAAGACAGGACCGGCTGGAGCAACTTGCTGAAACGCTGACAAGCACTTATTCCGTTGCAGTGCTGCCGCTGGTATTTGATGTGCGTAACCGGGACCACGTATCTGAAGCTATCGCCGGTCTTCCGGAATCCTGGAAACAGATTGATGTACTGGTGAACAATGCCGGTCTCGCTGCAGGCAAAGATGATTTTGCCCAGGCGAGCCTGGATGACTGGGATACCATGGTGGATACCAATATTAAGGGGTTTGCATATGTGGCTCAGGCTGTTTCCAGGCTGATGATTCCACATAAAAGAGGGCATATCATCAACCTCGGCTCTGTGGCCGCAAAACAGGTGTATGCACAGGGCAATATGTACTGTGCCACCAAACATGCAGTGGATGCACTTTCCCAGGCTATGCGGATCGATCTCCTGCCCTTTCATATAAAAGTGACTGCCATTCATCCGGGCGCCGCCAATACAGAATTTTCAACCGTTCGCTTCAAAGGCGACCGTATTGCAGCGGACAAGGTTTATGAAGGTTTAATTCCTCTCATTGCCGAAGATATTGCCGAAACCATTTTTTATTGTGCCGCCTTGCCAGCGCATGTTTGCATCAACGACCTGGTGATTACCTGTACCCAACAGGCGGATTGTTTTTATTACGACCGTGAGTAG
- the ftsZ gene encoding cell division protein FtsZ: MIHFDLPKEQSSIIKVIGVGGGGGNAVNHMFSQNIDGVNFIICNTDAQALSNSQIPNRIQLGPQLTSGLGAGANPEIGRQATEESLEEIKRIVEVNTKMAFITAGMGGGTGTGGAPIIAKICKDLGVLTVGIVTMPFAYEGKKRHKQAEEGIKILKQYVDTLLVISNDKLRHQFGNLKMREAFEKADNVLATAAKCITDVINSTGQINVDFADVCTVMKNGGVAILGSATSSGENRAQRAIEEALNSPLLNDNDIRGAKWILININSAEGDSEFTMDEVEVIQAHLLSQAGENTDVILGLGYDNSLGDEIGITLIATGFENKDPFVKPVLKKEEQDEGKIVMTLTPQENTAPKIEAKVEKPEVMEHELKEAEKSLGLIDPMMPKLIDEPLFMDAPMPTLADMADLGYGKETADIHYSLSTEDNEKIGAHAEPEATPEVIVEVVAAEEEAFYSPSVPAENRVMEEPAINEQDLSAGVGVRSYLEKPSNIYAEQKREEVVAKTPVPEQPAEEKMELVEKIERVKEEVKTPLSQIDREMPVQQQPTLSQEEEMQLQKRKQVERLQKLRNLSFNVNVSDPNSEYETVPAYIRRNMELQNNSNHIESYYSKFEISSDDKNQGQINTINTFLDGKKPD; this comes from the coding sequence ATGATACATTTTGATCTACCTAAGGAACAATCCTCCATCATAAAAGTGATTGGAGTGGGCGGTGGCGGCGGCAACGCTGTTAATCATATGTTTAGTCAAAACATCGACGGAGTAAACTTCATTATTTGCAATACCGATGCCCAGGCGCTTTCCAACAGCCAGATTCCGAACCGCATCCAGTTGGGTCCCCAGCTGACATCCGGACTGGGCGCCGGGGCCAACCCGGAGATCGGCCGCCAGGCTACCGAAGAATCGCTGGAGGAGATCAAACGGATTGTGGAAGTAAACACCAAGATGGCATTCATTACCGCGGGTATGGGCGGTGGTACCGGAACCGGGGGGGCGCCCATCATTGCCAAGATCTGCAAGGACCTGGGCGTACTTACGGTGGGGATTGTTACCATGCCCTTTGCTTATGAAGGAAAAAAACGGCATAAGCAGGCCGAAGAAGGCATTAAGATCCTGAAACAATATGTAGATACCCTGCTGGTGATCAGCAACGATAAACTGCGTCATCAGTTTGGAAACCTGAAAATGCGGGAAGCATTTGAAAAAGCAGATAACGTGCTGGCCACAGCCGCCAAATGCATCACGGATGTGATCAACAGCACTGGCCAGATCAATGTGGACTTTGCCGATGTATGCACCGTTATGAAAAACGGCGGTGTGGCGATCCTGGGTAGTGCTACCTCTTCCGGTGAAAACCGCGCCCAGCGTGCGATTGAAGAGGCACTGAATTCGCCGTTGCTGAATGATAATGATATCCGCGGGGCTAAGTGGATCCTGATCAATATCAATTCTGCTGAAGGGGATTCGGAATTTACCATGGATGAAGTGGAAGTGATCCAGGCGCATTTATTAAGCCAGGCAGGAGAAAATACCGATGTAATCCTGGGACTGGGTTATGATAATTCACTGGGAGATGAGATTGGTATTACCCTCATCGCAACCGGGTTTGAAAACAAGGACCCGTTTGTAAAACCGGTGTTGAAAAAAGAAGAACAGGATGAGGGCAAAATTGTGATGACCCTCACGCCGCAGGAAAATACGGCACCTAAAATAGAAGCAAAGGTTGAAAAACCGGAAGTAATGGAGCATGAGCTGAAAGAAGCGGAAAAGAGTTTGGGATTGATCGATCCGATGATGCCCAAACTGATTGATGAGCCGTTGTTTATGGATGCCCCGATGCCAACACTGGCAGATATGGCGGATCTCGGCTACGGGAAAGAAACGGCAGACATCCATTACAGCTTATCTACAGAGGACAACGAAAAGATCGGTGCGCACGCAGAGCCGGAGGCTACTCCTGAAGTCATTGTGGAAGTGGTGGCTGCGGAAGAAGAAGCTTTTTATTCTCCTTCGGTGCCTGCTGAAAACCGGGTCATGGAAGAACCGGCAATCAACGAGCAGGATCTTTCTGCAGGCGTGGGCGTACGCAGCTACCTCGAAAAACCTTCCAATATCTACGCAGAGCAGAAACGAGAAGAGGTGGTAGCAAAAACTCCGGTACCGGAACAGCCGGCTGAAGAAAAAATGGAACTGGTAGAGAAGATCGAGCGGGTAAAAGAGGAGGTGAAAACACCGCTGAGCCAAATCGACCGGGAAATGCCGGTACAGCAACAACCTACGCTAAGTCAGGAAGAAGAAATGCAACTGCAGAAAAGAAAGCAGGTAGAGCGGTTGCAAAAACTGCGGAACCTTTCGTTCAATGTTAATGTAAGCGATCCCAACAGCGAATATGAAACCGTTCCTGCTTATATACGCCGGAACATGGAATTGCAGAATAATTCCAATCATATTGAAAGCTACTATAGTAAGTTTGAAATAAGCTCCGATGATAAAAATCAGGGTCAGATCAATACCATTAACACCTTCCTGGATGGTAAAAAACCAGACTGA
- a CDS encoding SAM-dependent methyltransferase, translated as MSMTVFPNGFDSWQKTHFEVVEALCYLRDIEEPHLQKSFNEMLNRSATDSMYQLARELTDKFEETTKGQPGDRTLFEAIEEFVARELKERAGGKR; from the coding sequence ATGTCTATGACGGTTTTCCCGAACGGGTTCGACTCCTGGCAAAAAACACATTTCGAAGTGGTTGAAGCACTTTGTTACCTACGCGATATTGAGGAACCCCATCTGCAGAAAAGCTTCAACGAAATGCTAAACCGGAGTGCCACGGATTCCATGTATCAGCTTGCACGGGAATTGACGGATAAATTTGAAGAAACCACAAAGGGACAACCCGGGGACCGTACCCTTTTTGAAGCGATCGAAGAATTTGTGGCACGGGAACTAAAGGAACGTGCAGGCGGTAAAAGATGA
- the murC gene encoding UDP-N-acetylmuramate--L-alanine ligase, giving the protein MQIKKIGDLKRVYLIGIGGIGMSALARYFHSKGIAVSGYDKTETALTRALVAEGMPVHYEEDLAQAPKDADWVVYTPAVPAGHQELNYYKAQGYPVMKRSEVLQQITESSFNICVAGTHGKTTTTTMIAHLLRDSGYGCNAFLGGISANYDTNFWSSEKDVCVIEADEYDRSFLKLSPDMAVVTAIDPDHLDIYGTAEQVRQAFADFAQRLKRGGLLIRKLGIGRELKAERMWQYSLQNNSANIYAANIKIKDGGYVFDVVLPAQLIEGLELNMGGMHNIENMVAAVAVAGALNIDAEKIKAAVASFKGVKRRFEYIIKQKDLVFIDDYAHHPEELKALINSVKTLFPQKKCTLIFQPHLYSRTKDFAQDFAAVLSMVNKAVLLPVYPAREQPIPGIESNTIAELMDGATPVLMTREVLLDWVEEDFAKNREKEFGEVIITAGAGDIDKLVEPIKERLLK; this is encoded by the coding sequence GTGCAGATAAAAAAAATAGGGGATTTAAAGCGGGTCTACTTGATTGGGATCGGGGGAATTGGAATGAGTGCCCTGGCGCGTTATTTTCATTCAAAAGGAATTGCCGTAAGCGGGTACGATAAAACAGAAACCGCGTTGACCAGGGCATTGGTGGCCGAGGGCATGCCCGTGCATTATGAAGAAGACCTGGCACAGGCACCCAAGGATGCAGACTGGGTCGTATATACACCCGCGGTGCCGGCGGGGCATCAGGAGCTGAACTATTATAAAGCGCAGGGGTACCCGGTGATGAAACGGAGCGAGGTGCTGCAGCAGATTACTGAAAGTTCTTTTAATATCTGTGTGGCGGGTACGCATGGCAAAACCACCACAACCACCATGATCGCTCATTTACTGCGCGATAGCGGGTATGGATGCAATGCCTTCCTGGGCGGCATCTCAGCGAATTATGATACCAATTTCTGGAGCAGTGAAAAGGATGTTTGCGTAATCGAGGCAGACGAATACGACCGTAGCTTTTTGAAACTTAGTCCCGATATGGCCGTGGTAACCGCCATTGATCCGGATCATCTGGATATTTATGGAACCGCGGAGCAGGTGCGGCAGGCCTTTGCCGACTTTGCACAACGGTTAAAAAGGGGGGGGCTGCTGATCCGGAAACTGGGCATCGGCCGGGAGCTGAAGGCAGAACGTATGTGGCAGTACAGTTTGCAGAATAACAGTGCCAATATCTATGCCGCCAATATCAAAATAAAGGACGGCGGGTATGTATTTGATGTCGTATTGCCGGCCCAGCTGATTGAAGGACTGGAATTGAATATGGGCGGTATGCACAATATCGAGAATATGGTGGCCGCCGTAGCCGTGGCAGGTGCTTTGAATATTGATGCAGAAAAAATAAAAGCAGCGGTTGCTTCATTCAAAGGTGTGAAGCGCCGGTTTGAATACATTATCAAGCAAAAAGACCTGGTGTTTATAGATGACTACGCACATCATCCGGAAGAGCTGAAAGCGTTGATAAATAGTGTAAAAACGCTGTTTCCTCAAAAGAAATGTACGTTAATTTTCCAGCCGCATTTGTACAGCCGTACAAAAGATTTTGCCCAGGATTTTGCTGCTGTTTTGAGCATGGTAAACAAGGCAGTCTTATTGCCGGTTTATCCTGCACGGGAACAACCGATACCCGGAATTGAAAGCAATACCATTGCTGAATTGATGGACGGGGCGACACCTGTATTGATGACCAGGGAAGTGTTGCTGGATTGGGTTGAGGAAGACTTTGCAAAGAACCGGGAAAAAGAATTCGGAGAGGTAATCATCACTGCAGGGGCCGGTGATATTGACAAATTAGTAGAACCGATAAAAGAGCGATTATTAAAATAA